A stretch of Girardinichthys multiradiatus isolate DD_20200921_A chromosome 20, DD_fGirMul_XY1, whole genome shotgun sequence DNA encodes these proteins:
- the amigo3 gene encoding amphoterin-induced protein 3 isoform X1, translating into MLAAAPHPGFLQGAESFAWSVVVLMVYLQLNPVRTGACPSRCLCTSDILSCSALGLDQVPIELPVSTVTLDLNHNQILQLEEDSFQGLFQLEVLRLAHNQLTTIQPGAFRNTSGSLLRHLDLSSNQLHILKQSYFQELAGLEELLLFNNRIMHVESTALSGLKNLQKAYFSHNHLTDFPFFSIQKHSHPQLALLDLSSNRLPKLPLADISKLPQSLQEGLYLHNNSLMCDCSMYFLFRAWEQKGFATIEFFRQEHVCLVYGIQRSGIRFFLHRRYFEKCNLTAVTEQEASVSVKSGAPLLLHCITSLSGRSVTFFWLVPSLEYVVPPGNNESLKMFPNGSLEIVAAREQDSGIYVCMAKDRHRNESQEVNVTVLPHHDMGVPEPFNTGFTTLLGCVVSLLLVLIYLYLTPCRCPPCPRPRPPVNTTLSQSKEGGVGSAQSSILSPTPPTTTEGPGRKVSTNKHVVFLEPIREHQNGRLKPGPGLLLRAEPQQRAGETDSYVSVFSDTPIMLP; encoded by the coding sequence atgctggCTGCTGCTCCTCACCCTGGTTTCCTGCAGGGGGCGGAGTCATTTGCATGGTCTGTGGTCGTTCTGATGGTCTATCTGCAGCTTAACCCCGTCCGGACCGGCGCCTGCCCATCCCGGTGCCTTTGCACCTCAGACATCCTGAGCTGCTCGGCCCTGGGTTTAGATCAGGTCCCCATAGAGCTACCAGTCTCTACCGTCACCCTGGACCTAAACCACAACCAGATCCTCCAGCTGGAGGAGGACAGCTTCCAGGGGCTTTTCCAGCTGGAGGTTTTACGTTTAGCACACAACCAACTAACCACAATCCAACCAGGAGCATTCAGGAACACCTCTGGGAGTCTACTCAGACACCTGGACCTGTCATCCAATCAGCTGCACATCCTGAAGCAGAGTTATTTCCAGGAACTGGCTGGACTGGAGGAACTGCTGCTGTTTAACAACCGGATCATGCACGTGGAGAGCACTGCCCTGTCTGGACTGAAAAACCTCCAAAAGGCCTATTTTAGTCACAACCACCTCACCGACTTCCCTTTCTTCAGCATCCAGAAGCACAGCCACCCCCAGCTGGCTCTGCTGGACCTGTCCTCCAACCGGCTGCCCAAACTTCCTCTGGCGGACATCTCCAAGCTGCCCCAGTCCCTGCAGGAGGGACTCTACCTGCACAACAACTCCCTGATGTGCGACTGCTCCATGTACTTCCTGTTCAGGGCCTGGGAGCAGAAAGGCTTCGCCACCATTGAGTTCTTCAGACAGGAACACGTCTGTCTGGTCTATGGGATCCAACGCAGCGGGATCCGGTTCTTTCTGCACAGGCGCTACTTTGAAAAATGCAACCTGACGGCAGTGACAGAGCAGGAGGCCAGCGTGTCGGTTAAGTCGGGGGCGCCGCTGCTCTTGCACTGCATCACGTCTCTGTCCGGGCGCAGCGTCACCTTTTTCTGGCTCGTTCCGAGCCTGGAGTACGTGGTTCCACCCGGAAACAACGAATCCTTAAAGATGTTTCCCAACGGCAGCCTGGAGATCGTGGCAGCCCGAGAGCAGGACTCTGGGATCTATGTATGTATGGCTAAGGACCGGCATCGGAACGAATCCCAGGAAGTCAACGTGACGGTGCTGCCTCACCATGATATGGGGGTCCCAGAGCCCTTCAACACAGGCTTCACCACCCTGCTTGGCTGCGTGGTCAGCCTGTTGCTGGTCCTCATATACCTGTACCTGACCCCCTGCCGCTGCCCCCCCTGTCCCAGGCCCCGGCCCCCGGTGAACACCACCCTGAGCCAGAGCAAAGAGGGCGGGGTAGGCAGTGCCCAGTCCTCCATCCTCAGCCCAACCCCACCGACAACCACTGAAGGCCCGGGTCGCAAGGTCAGTACCAACAAGCATGTTGTGTTTCTGGAGCCAATCAGAGAGCACCAGAACGGCCGGCTGAAGCCAGGGCCGGGCTTACTGCTGCGGGCAGAGCCACAGCAGCGAGCCGGGGAGACCGACTCTTACGTGTCCGTCTTCTCTGACACGCCCATCATGTTACCATAG
- the amigo3 gene encoding amphoterin-induced protein 3 isoform X3, whose translation MTSSCSVLSTCPSRCLCTSDILSCSALGLDQVPIELPVSTVTLDLNHNQILQLEEDSFQGLFQLEVLRLAHNQLTTIQPGAFRNTSGSLLRHLDLSSNQLHILKQSYFQELAGLEELLLFNNRIMHVESTALSGLKNLQKAYFSHNHLTDFPFFSIQKHSHPQLALLDLSSNRLPKLPLADISKLPQSLQEGLYLHNNSLMCDCSMYFLFRAWEQKGFATIEFFRQEHVCLVYGIQRSGIRFFLHRRYFEKCNLTAVTEQEASVSVKSGAPLLLHCITSLSGRSVTFFWLVPSLEYVVPPGNNESLKMFPNGSLEIVAAREQDSGIYVCMAKDRHRNESQEVNVTVLPHHDMGVPEPFNTGFTTLLGCVVSLLLVLIYLYLTPCRCPPCPRPRPPVNTTLSQSKEGGVGSAQSSILSPTPPTTTEGPGRKVSTNKHVVFLEPIREHQNGRLKPGPGLLLRAEPQQRAGETDSYVSVFSDTPIMLP comes from the exons ATGACATCATCCTGCTCTGTCCTCAGCA CCTGCCCATCCCGGTGCCTTTGCACCTCAGACATCCTGAGCTGCTCGGCCCTGGGTTTAGATCAGGTCCCCATAGAGCTACCAGTCTCTACCGTCACCCTGGACCTAAACCACAACCAGATCCTCCAGCTGGAGGAGGACAGCTTCCAGGGGCTTTTCCAGCTGGAGGTTTTACGTTTAGCACACAACCAACTAACCACAATCCAACCAGGAGCATTCAGGAACACCTCTGGGAGTCTACTCAGACACCTGGACCTGTCATCCAATCAGCTGCACATCCTGAAGCAGAGTTATTTCCAGGAACTGGCTGGACTGGAGGAACTGCTGCTGTTTAACAACCGGATCATGCACGTGGAGAGCACTGCCCTGTCTGGACTGAAAAACCTCCAAAAGGCCTATTTTAGTCACAACCACCTCACCGACTTCCCTTTCTTCAGCATCCAGAAGCACAGCCACCCCCAGCTGGCTCTGCTGGACCTGTCCTCCAACCGGCTGCCCAAACTTCCTCTGGCGGACATCTCCAAGCTGCCCCAGTCCCTGCAGGAGGGACTCTACCTGCACAACAACTCCCTGATGTGCGACTGCTCCATGTACTTCCTGTTCAGGGCCTGGGAGCAGAAAGGCTTCGCCACCATTGAGTTCTTCAGACAGGAACACGTCTGTCTGGTCTATGGGATCCAACGCAGCGGGATCCGGTTCTTTCTGCACAGGCGCTACTTTGAAAAATGCAACCTGACGGCAGTGACAGAGCAGGAGGCCAGCGTGTCGGTTAAGTCGGGGGCGCCGCTGCTCTTGCACTGCATCACGTCTCTGTCCGGGCGCAGCGTCACCTTTTTCTGGCTCGTTCCGAGCCTGGAGTACGTGGTTCCACCCGGAAACAACGAATCCTTAAAGATGTTTCCCAACGGCAGCCTGGAGATCGTGGCAGCCCGAGAGCAGGACTCTGGGATCTATGTATGTATGGCTAAGGACCGGCATCGGAACGAATCCCAGGAAGTCAACGTGACGGTGCTGCCTCACCATGATATGGGGGTCCCAGAGCCCTTCAACACAGGCTTCACCACCCTGCTTGGCTGCGTGGTCAGCCTGTTGCTGGTCCTCATATACCTGTACCTGACCCCCTGCCGCTGCCCCCCCTGTCCCAGGCCCCGGCCCCCGGTGAACACCACCCTGAGCCAGAGCAAAGAGGGCGGGGTAGGCAGTGCCCAGTCCTCCATCCTCAGCCCAACCCCACCGACAACCACTGAAGGCCCGGGTCGCAAGGTCAGTACCAACAAGCATGTTGTGTTTCTGGAGCCAATCAGAGAGCACCAGAACGGCCGGCTGAAGCCAGGGCCGGGCTTACTGCTGCGGGCAGAGCCACAGCAGCGAGCCGGGGAGACCGACTCTTACGTGTCCGTCTTCTCTGACACGCCCATCATGTTACCATAG
- the amigo3 gene encoding amphoterin-induced protein 3 isoform X2 → MLAAAPHPGFLQGAESFAWSVVVLMVYLQLNPVRTGACPSRCLCTSDILSCSALGLDQVPIELPVSTVTLDLNHNQILQLEEDSFQGLFQLEVLRLAHNQLTTIQPGAFRNTSGSLLRHLDLSSNQLHILKQSYFQELAGLEELLLFNNRIMHVESTALSGLKNLQKAYFSHNHLTDFPFFSIQKHSHPQLALLDLSSNRLPKLPLADISKLPQSLQEGLYLHNNSLMCDCSMYFLFRAWEQKGFATIEFFRQEHVCLVYGIQRSGIRFFLHRRYFEKCNLTAVTEQEASVSVKSGAPLLLHCITSLSGRSVTFFWLVPSLEYVVPPGNNESLKMFPNGSLEIVAAREQDSGIYVCMAKDRHRNESQEVNVTVLPHHDMGVPEPFNTGFTTLLGCVVSLLLVLIYLYLTPCRCPPCPRPRPPVNTTLSQSKEGGVGSAQSSILSPTPPTTTEGPGRKIYLSHPYSSLPLYSSQMSNSLHD, encoded by the coding sequence atgctggCTGCTGCTCCTCACCCTGGTTTCCTGCAGGGGGCGGAGTCATTTGCATGGTCTGTGGTCGTTCTGATGGTCTATCTGCAGCTTAACCCCGTCCGGACCGGCGCCTGCCCATCCCGGTGCCTTTGCACCTCAGACATCCTGAGCTGCTCGGCCCTGGGTTTAGATCAGGTCCCCATAGAGCTACCAGTCTCTACCGTCACCCTGGACCTAAACCACAACCAGATCCTCCAGCTGGAGGAGGACAGCTTCCAGGGGCTTTTCCAGCTGGAGGTTTTACGTTTAGCACACAACCAACTAACCACAATCCAACCAGGAGCATTCAGGAACACCTCTGGGAGTCTACTCAGACACCTGGACCTGTCATCCAATCAGCTGCACATCCTGAAGCAGAGTTATTTCCAGGAACTGGCTGGACTGGAGGAACTGCTGCTGTTTAACAACCGGATCATGCACGTGGAGAGCACTGCCCTGTCTGGACTGAAAAACCTCCAAAAGGCCTATTTTAGTCACAACCACCTCACCGACTTCCCTTTCTTCAGCATCCAGAAGCACAGCCACCCCCAGCTGGCTCTGCTGGACCTGTCCTCCAACCGGCTGCCCAAACTTCCTCTGGCGGACATCTCCAAGCTGCCCCAGTCCCTGCAGGAGGGACTCTACCTGCACAACAACTCCCTGATGTGCGACTGCTCCATGTACTTCCTGTTCAGGGCCTGGGAGCAGAAAGGCTTCGCCACCATTGAGTTCTTCAGACAGGAACACGTCTGTCTGGTCTATGGGATCCAACGCAGCGGGATCCGGTTCTTTCTGCACAGGCGCTACTTTGAAAAATGCAACCTGACGGCAGTGACAGAGCAGGAGGCCAGCGTGTCGGTTAAGTCGGGGGCGCCGCTGCTCTTGCACTGCATCACGTCTCTGTCCGGGCGCAGCGTCACCTTTTTCTGGCTCGTTCCGAGCCTGGAGTACGTGGTTCCACCCGGAAACAACGAATCCTTAAAGATGTTTCCCAACGGCAGCCTGGAGATCGTGGCAGCCCGAGAGCAGGACTCTGGGATCTATGTATGTATGGCTAAGGACCGGCATCGGAACGAATCCCAGGAAGTCAACGTGACGGTGCTGCCTCACCATGATATGGGGGTCCCAGAGCCCTTCAACACAGGCTTCACCACCCTGCTTGGCTGCGTGGTCAGCCTGTTGCTGGTCCTCATATACCTGTACCTGACCCCCTGCCGCTGCCCCCCCTGTCCCAGGCCCCGGCCCCCGGTGAACACCACCCTGAGCCAGAGCAAAGAGGGCGGGGTAGGCAGTGCCCAGTCCTCCATCCTCAGCCCAACCCCACCGACAACCACTGAAGGCCCGGGTCGCAAG